A genomic stretch from Anoplopoma fimbria isolate UVic2021 breed Golden Eagle Sablefish chromosome 8, Afim_UVic_2022, whole genome shotgun sequence includes:
- the jak3 gene encoding tyrosine-protein kinase JAK2 has product MDLSEEESVPLVIRDWGGSLRSSSSNGPSLQVHLYFLPATKDATTIHISCGQISAENVCIQAGKKCGILPVYQSVFGLASADLSFWYPPSHMFNTEENLQVHFRVRFFFGNWFGQGTSYRYSLTKDRISPVLDSGVIDYLFTQLRSDFIASEAGVCPPLSAQEECLGLAVLDLLRMAKERHQSVRELCKTVSYKSCLPMSHRHDIQRRNRLDRYRIRNTLKRFLKKLGNCSVDEASLKLKYLIELAGIVPSLGSETFQVNPSSSHSQSTFSLVRVTWESGIETSGSCHPDGVLWHTFCDFKEIIDIGIKRVCHEQVPQDSRMVTITRKDERCLEANFKSLKEALSFVSLVDGYFRLITDSSHYFCQNIAPPSVLEGIKNHCHGPITSEFAVNKLKKSGFKGGTFLLRQSPKNYDNFFLTVCVQTPLGLDYKDCLIIKNEHYNLPGVQKSFTSLKELTSFYQHNKLLLSEVPVKLAHCCPPKYKELTNLIIIRNSTSVEAQGSPTPQRNKFSHIQFHMIKYEDLKWGESLGQGSFTRNFKGYKTDIRDGENYVTPVFLKELDIAHKNCWESFFEAASLMSQISQKHLLLVYGVSVHGVKNIMVQEFVECGALDLYLKRRRSVSVSWKLDVAKQLASALNFLEEKNIVHGNICAKNLLLAREDDPSQGSSPFVKLSDPGISVAMLGKDVILDRIPWVAPELLDAPDNLTLDCDKWSFGATVWEIFNSGDTPLRGWDLDKKRQFYESYQQLPPSQWTELADLVSQCMDYQADFRPSCRSIIRQLNSLITSDYVILHATEPIANSPVPRTSTPAQQEQILFEERHLRFISSLGKGNFGSVELCRYDPLGDNTGELVAVKKLQPNKKSTLEDFKKEVNILSIFECDYIVKYKGVCYSPGRLSMSLVMEYLPYGSLIGYLESYRHVNTRRMLLFASQICKGMEYLQTLRYVHRDLAARNILVASESLVKIADFGLTKIIPFDKEYYRVMQPGESPIFWYAPESINEFIFSHKSDVWSFGVVLHELFYYCDTNYNPKRLCRQEIGNYVQSQSISMHLVNILKNNWRLPAPPNCPPKVYCLMKQCWAYDFKERPCFSSLGKQIESIMEEEREP; this is encoded by the exons ATGGATCTCAGTGAGGAGGAGTCAGTCCCTCTGGTGATCAGAGACTGGGGAGGAAGCTTGAGGTCCAGTTCTAGCAATGGTCCCAGTTTACAAGTACACCTCTACTTCCTACCAGCCACAAAGGATGCAACAACAATACACATCTCATGTGGCCAAATTTCTGCTGAAAATGTCTGCATACAAGCAGGCAAAAAATGTG GAATCTTACCAGTGTACCAAAGTGTTTTTGGTTTGGCATCTGCCGATCTCTCATTTTGGTATCCTCCATCCCACATGTTCAACACAGAAGAAAACTTACAAGTTCACTTTAGAGTCAG GTTTTTCTTTGGAAACTGGTTTGGACAAGGAACATCTTACCGCTACAGTTTGACCAAGGACAGAATCAGTCCAGTGCTTGACAGCGGTGTCATAGATTATCTCTTTACTCAG TTGCGAAGTGACTTTATTGCGAGTGAGGCAGGAGTGTGTCCACCTCTGAGTGCTCAAGAGGAATGCCTTGGCCTTGCTGTGTTGGATCTGTTGAGGATGGCTAAAGAGCGCCATCAGAGTGTAAGAGAGCTCTGCAAGACTGTCAG CTACAAATCATGCCTTCCTATGTCACATCGCCATGACATCCAGAGACGAAACCGCCTCGATCGTTATCGAATCAGAAACACCCTCAAGCGTTTCTTAAAGAAGCTTGGCAACTGCTCGGTAGATGAAGCTAGCTTGAAGCTGAAGTACCTGATTGAACTTGCTGGCATCGTGCCCTCTCTGGGAAGCGAAACCTTCCAAGTGAATCCTTCTTCCTCCCATTCACAGTCAACTTTCTCTCTCGTAAGGGTCACTTGGGAAAGTGGAATTGAAACCAGTGGAAGTTGTCATCCCGATGGTGTCCTG tggcACACCTTCTGCGATTTCAAAGAAATCATTGACATTGGTATAAAGAGGGTATGCCATGAGCAAGTTCCCCAAGACAGCAGGATGGTGACAATAACTCGTAAAGATGAGAGATGCTTG GAAGCCAACTTCAAGAGTCTCAAGGAAGCACTTTCATTTGTGTCTCTTGTTGATGGCTACTTCCGACTGATCACAGACTCTAGCCACTACTTCTGTCAAAACATTGCCCCTCCAAGTGTTCTGGAGGGGATCAAAAACCATTGTCATGGCCCAATCAC ATCAGAGTTTGCCGTCAACAAGTTGAAAAAGTCAGGATTTAAAGGCGGGACGTTCCTTCTCCGGCAGAGTCCCAAGAACTACGACAACTTCTTCCTCACTGTTTGTGTTCAG ACTCCACTCGGACTTGACTATAAAGACTGTCTCATTATTAAGAATGAGCACTACAATCTTCCTGGAGTCCAGAAATCATTTACCAGCTTGAAAGAGCTCACCAGCTTTTACCAACACAACAAGCTTCTACTGTCAGAAGTACCTGTCAAGTTGGCCCACTGCTGTCCACCCAAATACAAAG AGCTCACTAATCTGATCATCATACGCAACAGCACCTCTGTAGAAGCTCAAGGGTCTCCAACACCTCAAAGGAACAAATTCAGTCACATCCAATTTCATATGATCAAATATGAAGACCTGAAATGG gGTGAAAGCTTAGGACAGGGTTCCTTCACCCGCAATTTCAAAGGCTACAAAACAGACATTCGCGATGGGGAGAATTACGTGACGCCTGTTTTCCTGAAAGAGCTCGACATTGCACATAAAAACTGCTGGGAG TCATTCTTTGAAGCTGCCAGTTTGATGAGTCAGATTTCACAGAAACACCTCCTCCTTGTCTATGGTGTTAGTGTTCATGGAGTCAAAA ACATCATGGTGCAGGAGTTTGTTGAGTGCGGCGCCCTTGACCTTTActtgaagaggaggagatctGTGTCAGTGAGCTGGAAACTTGACGTAGCCAAACAGCTTGCGTCTGCCCTCAACTTTCTC GAAGAAAAGAACATTGTTCATGGGAATATTTGCGCCAAAAATCTGCTGCTGGCCAGAGAGGATGACCCATCGCAGGGAAGTTCTCCGTTCGTCAAGCTGAGCGACCCGGGCATCAGTGTGGCCATGCTGGGCAAGGACG TGATTCTGGACAGGATCCCCTGGGTGGCCCCTGAGCTGCTGGATGCCCCGGACAACCTGACTCTTGATTGTGATAAGTGGAGTTTTGGTGCCACTGTGTGGGAAATCTTCAACAGTGGGGACACTCCGCTGCGAGGGTGGGACTTGGACAAG AAGCGACAGTTTTATGAGAGCTACCAACAGCTGCCTCCCTCCCAGTGGACAGAGCTAGCTGATCTTGTCAGTCAGTGTATGGACTACCAGGCAGACTTCAGACCCTCCTGTCGGAGTATCATCCGACAACTCAACAGTCTGATCACTTCAG ACTATGTTATACTTCACGCCACTGAGCCCATCGCAAACAGCCCTGTGCCGAGAACCTCAACCCCTGCTCAACAGGAGCAGATATTGTTTGAGGAGAGACACCTACGCTTCATCTCCTCTCTGGGGAAA GGAAACTTTGGCAGCGTTGAACTTTGCCGTTATGACCCACTGGGCGATAACACCGGTGAGCTGGTAGCTGTGAAAAAGCTGCAGCCCAACAAGAAGTCAACCCTGGAGGACTTCAAGAAGGAAGTCAACATCCTCAGCATTTTTGAGTGCGACTACATTGTCAAGTACAAGGGAGTCTGCTACAGCCcag GACGCCTCAGTATGAGTTTGGTGATGGAGTACCTGCCGTACGGCAGCCTTATTGGCTACTTGGAGAGTTACCGACATGTCAACACCAGACGGATGCTGCTTTTTGCTTCTCAGATCTGTAAG ggGATGGAGTACCTGCAGACCCTGCGTTATGTGCACCGAGACCTCGCAGCCAGAAATATCCTTGTGGCCAGCGAGTCGCTGGTGAAAATCGCAGATTTTGGGCTGACCAAGATTATTCCTTTTGACAAGGAGTACTACCGAGTCATGCAGCCTGGAGAGAGCCCAATTTTTTG GTACGCTCCGGAGTCCATCAACGAATTCATATTTTCCCACAAGTCAGATGTCTGGAGTTTTGGAGTCGTTCTTCACGAGCTTTTCTACTATTGCGACACAAACTACAACCCTAAGAGG CTATGTAGACAGGAGATTGGAAACTATGTGCAGAGTCAATCAATTTCAATGCATCTGGTAAATATTCTGAAGAACAACTGGAGGTTGCCGGCTCCTCCAAACTGCCCTCCCAAG GTGTACTGTTTGATGAAGCAGTGCTGGGCGTACGACTTCAAGGAGCGACCATGTTTCTCCAGCTTGGGGAAACAAATTGAAAGTAtcatggaggaagagagagagccCTAA